Proteins encoded by one window of Arabidopsis thaliana chromosome 2, partial sequence:
- a CDS encoding caspase-6 protein (unknown protein; FUNCTIONS IN: molecular_function unknown; INVOLVED IN: biological_process unknown; LOCATED IN: chloroplast; EXPRESSED IN: 22 plant structures; EXPRESSED DURING: 13 growth stages; BEST Arabidopsis thaliana protein match is: unknown protein (TAIR:AT4G34265.2); Has 80 Blast hits to 80 proteins in 11 species: Archae - 0; Bacteria - 0; Metazoa - 0; Fungi - 0; Plants - 80; Viruses - 0; Other Eukaryotes - 0 (source: NCBI BLink).): protein MAWRNAGSAARSFVSATARSPSLRSPTTALPRLRPPQSSLPSRRFTFSSPSRNLGALGCTQSFLPLYSVVATSQLTSHLNVNLRAFCELSNGTFQRTCQDR, encoded by the exons ATGGCTTGGCGCAACGCAGGATCTGCCGCTCGTTCTTTCGTCTCCGCCACCGCAAGATCACCATCTCTCCGTTCTCCCACCACGGCGCTTCCTCGCCTCCGTCCTCCTCAATCCTCCTTACCTAGCCGTCGCTTCACCTTCTCATCACCTTCCAG GAATCTAGGAGCACTTGGTTGCACACAGTCGTTCTTGCCTCTGTACAGTGTTGTGGCTACTTCTCAACTCACATCTCACCTTAACGTTAACTTGCGAGCTTTCTGCGAGCTGTCTAACGGTACCTTCCAACGCACTTGTCAAGATCGCTAG
- a CDS encoding caspase-6 protein (unknown protein; FUNCTIONS IN: molecular_function unknown; INVOLVED IN: biological_process unknown; LOCATED IN: chloroplast; EXPRESSED IN: 22 plant structures; EXPRESSED DURING: 13 growth stages; BEST Arabidopsis thaliana protein match is: unknown protein (TAIR:AT4G34265.2); Has 70 Blast hits to 70 proteins in 9 species: Archae - 0; Bacteria - 0; Metazoa - 0; Fungi - 0; Plants - 70; Viruses - 0; Other Eukaryotes - 0 (source: NCBI BLink).), whose translation MAWRNAGSAARSFVSATARSPSLRSPTTALPRLRPPQSSLPSRRFTFSSPSRNLGALGCTQSFLPLYSVVATSQLTSHLNVNLRAFCELSNGT comes from the exons ATGGCTTGGCGCAACGCAGGATCTGCCGCTCGTTCTTTCGTCTCCGCCACCGCAAGATCACCATCTCTCCGTTCTCCCACCACGGCGCTTCCTCGCCTCCGTCCTCCTCAATCCTCCTTACCTAGCCGTCGCTTCACCTTCTCATCACCTTCCAG GAATCTAGGAGCACTTGGTTGCACACAGTCGTTCTTGCCTCTGTACAGTGTTGTGGCTACTTCTCAACTCACATCTCACCTTAACGTTAACTTGCGAGCTTTCTGCGAGCTGTCTAACG GTACTTGA
- a CDS encoding Plant thionin (Plant thionin; FUNCTIONS IN: toxin receptor binding; INVOLVED IN: defense response; LOCATED IN: endomembrane system; CONTAINS InterPro DOMAIN/s: Thionin (InterPro:IPR001010); BEST Arabidopsis thaliana protein match is: thionin 2.2 (TAIR:AT5G36910.1); Has 195 Blast hits to 195 proteins in 25 species: Archae - 0; Bacteria - 0; Metazoa - 0; Fungi - 0; Plants - 195; Viruses - 0; Other Eukaryotes - 0 (source: NCBI BLink).) codes for MEGKTVIFSVLVMGLVISQIQVEAQKTCCPSQSTRKEFEDCISEGNLQILCSAESGCRDTYVGYCPSGFPYGSLTNSGDVVNVYCKLGCVSSLCGALTSLQKLDTSGKVNVAVERCTKACSTICTKGSKTAVETV; via the exons ATGGAAGGCAAAACTGTGATATTCAGTGTACTCGTAATGGGTCTGGTCATCTCGCAAATTCAAGTAGAAGCACAAAAAACTTGCTGCCCGAGCCAGTCAACTAGGAAGGAGTTTGAAGATTGCATTTCAGAAGGAAATTTGCAGATACTTTGTTCAGCTGAAAGTGGATGCCGAGACACTTACGTGGGTTATTGCCCTTCGGGTTTTCCTTACGGGAGTCTCACAAACTCTG GTGATGTTGTCAATGTATATTGTAAGTTGGGGTGTGTATCCTCTCTGTGTGGTGCCTTAACGAGTCTCCAAAAACTTG ACACAAGTGGAAAAGTGAATGTCGCGGTTGAACGATGTACCAAGGCATGTTCTACTATATGCACTAAAGGATCTAAAACCGCAGTTGAAACTGTGTAA
- a CDS encoding caspase-6 protein (unknown protein; FUNCTIONS IN: molecular_function unknown; INVOLVED IN: biological_process unknown; LOCATED IN: chloroplast; EXPRESSED IN: 22 plant structures; EXPRESSED DURING: 13 growth stages; BEST Arabidopsis thaliana protein match is: unknown protein (TAIR:AT4G34265.1); Has 70 Blast hits to 70 proteins in 7 species: Archae - 0; Bacteria - 0; Metazoa - 0; Fungi - 0; Plants - 70; Viruses - 0; Other Eukaryotes - 0 (source: NCBI BLink).), with protein MAWRNAGSAARSFVSATARSPSLRSPTTALPRLRPPQSSLPSRRFTFSSPSRNLGALGCTQSFLPLYSVVATSQLTSHLNVNLRAFCELSNGIGKDG; from the exons ATGGCTTGGCGCAACGCAGGATCTGCCGCTCGTTCTTTCGTCTCCGCCACCGCAAGATCACCATCTCTCCGTTCTCCCACCACGGCGCTTCCTCGCCTCCGTCCTCCTCAATCCTCCTTACCTAGCCGTCGCTTCACCTTCTCATCACCTTCCAG GAATCTAGGAGCACTTGGTTGCACACAGTCGTTCTTGCCTCTGTACAGTGTTGTGGCTACTTCTCAACTCACATCTCACCTTAACGTTAACTTGCGAGCTTTCTGCGAGCTGTCTAACG GAATTGGAAAAGATGGGTGA
- a CDS encoding uncharacterized protein (unknown protein; BEST Arabidopsis thaliana protein match is: unknown protein (TAIR:AT5G64190.1); Has 72 Blast hits to 72 proteins in 10 species: Archae - 0; Bacteria - 0; Metazoa - 0; Fungi - 0; Plants - 72; Viruses - 0; Other Eukaryotes - 0 (source: NCBI BLink).), whose amino-acid sequence MDPWSWICELPEDPEFSESDSHAVFQLAGDLTRSIKLRAERTLGSDQESHSLTFTVVAEGFNLLKSSTIWVSNTCPLSSEKPFLPLVLQLLQELITRSPTTHDGACTKFEQLEIKPSPVSWVMDSHSPESFSSVFNLILLTRLFWLCVFDAPSEVGSFFFQHLLGPHVNALTCQHAPVLRTFLVSLGVDAELCIVRAASYALSKWMISKEIGLGNLGLKQFSSSLMPRHSLGFSYATEAHGLWILKGYFPILSMNVTNNSSNEVHNKIVKFPFVEPKEAVLRYALSHQQAEILVQFEYSVKFYENYIKVNARVDNIRIHVSKLGFHKGGVGVENQIADCYSEERYFPSRVRVWLGPELGSSHVSGLSLGRSTKNEERDIEVTRVLKGNFGKGKVAPRVKARARMATKRKVKDWRIEQESEGNAAVFDAVLYDRESGQEVTTVKPKPNQEGLKNVFTKSGGMVFGRDEYGDEVGWRVGREMEGSVLKWRLGGKIWLTYWPNKLNTLFYETRCVEWCDEVDLPLLPTS is encoded by the coding sequence ATGGACCCATGGTCATGGATATGTGAGCTTCCAGAAGATCCTGAGTTCAGCGAGTCTGATTCACACGCAGTGTTTCAGCTCGCTGGCGATTTGACACGTTCGATCAAACTTAGAGCCGAACGGACTTTGGGTTCTGACCAAGAATCTCACTCTCTCACCTTTACAGTTGTAGCAGAGGGTTTTAACCTCCTTAAGTCGTCGACCATTTGGGTCTCCAACACATGTCCCTTGTCGTCGGAGAAACCGTTCCTCCCTCTTGTTCTCCAGCTTCTTCAAGAACTAATCACCCGTTCCCCTACCACACACGACGGCGCGTGCACAAAGTTTGAACAACTTGAAATCAAACCAAGTCCAGTTAGCTGGGTCATGGACTCTCACTCACCTGAATCCTTCTCATCAGTCTTTAATCTAATCCTCCTCACACGCCTCTTCTGGTTGTGTGTGTTTGACGCGCCAAGCGAAGTAggctctttcttcttccaacaCTTACTAGGTCCACACGTGAACGCGCTTACATGTCAACATGCACCTGTCTTACGGACGTTTCTCGTCTCTCTCGGTGTAGACGCCGAGCTTTGTATTGTACGAGCTGCTTCGTATGCCTTATCCAAATGGATGATCTCTAAAGAGATAGGACTTGGGAATCTTGGTTTGAAACAGTTCAGTAGCAGCCTCATGCCACGTCATTCGTTGGGGTTTTCGTATGCCACAGAAGCTCATGGTCTTTGGATCTTGAAAGGTTATTTCCCAATCTTGTCAATGAACGTCACAAATAATAGCTCTAACGAGGTTCACAACAAGATCGTCAAGTTTCCATTCGTAGAGCCTAAAGAAGCTGTCCTACGTTACGCTTTGTCGCATCAACAAGCTGAAATACTAGTACAGTTTGAATACTCCGTTAAGTTCTATGAGAACTACATAAAAGTAAACGCACGTGTAGACAACATACGCATCCACGTCTCGAAGCTAGGGTTTCACAAAGGAGGAGTTGGCGTGGAGAATCAGATAGCGGATTGTTACTCCGAGGAGAGGTACTTCCCATCACGGGTACGGGTCTGGCTCGGGCCAGAACTCGGGTCCAGCCACGTATCGGGGCTAAGTCTAGGAAGGTCAACGAAGAACGAGGAGAGAGATATCGAGGTGACTAGAGTGCTAAAGGGAAATTTCGGAAAAGGTAAAGTGGCTCCGAGAGTCAAGGCAAGAGCAAGAATGGCAACAAAGAGGAAGGTTAAAGATTGGAGAATAGAGCAGGAAAGCGAAGGAAACGCTGCCGTTTTTGATGCGGTGTTGTACGATAGAGAGAGCGGTCAAGAAGTGACAACCGTTAAGCCGAAGCCAAACCAAGAGGGTTTAAAGAATGTGTTTACGAAGAGTGGGGGGATGGTGTTTGGAAGGGATGAGTATGGAGATGAAGTTGGGTGGAGAGTTGGGAGAGAGATGGAAGGAAGTGTGTTGAAGTGGAGACTGGGTGGCAAAATTTGGCTAACTTATTGGCCAAACAAGTTGAACACTTTGTTTTATGAGACTAGATGTGTAGAGTGGTGTGATGAGGTTGATTTGCCGTTGCTTCCTACTTCTTAG